The sequence TCAAAGGAAAATTCTTTTTTCCCTGTTGGAAATTCTTTGTCCACATATTCATTATGATTAGAATCTTTCCATCCACTTCTTTCTAATAATTGCTTAGCTTTTTCTGGTTGAAATGGAAAAGGTTTTTGTTCCTTATTATATAACCATGAATTTGGAGAAATGGGGACATCAGAAATCTCTCCTTGCCCTAAATAAATATCTTTTAATATTTTTTTTCTATTAATGGCTATCTGTATAGCTTTTCGTACATTTTTATCTTGAAACAGCTCATTATTATGATTCAAAGCAATAAAATTATCATCTTGAGTAACATACGAATAAATACAAAAATTCTTATCTTCAGTAAATCTATCCCAATCTAAATCTTTTGCTTTTAATAGATCGGTATCTTTACTTTCAAAAGATTTTATAATTTCCTCAGGAGTATTCCTTATTTTTATAAGAATTTTTTCAATATAAGGAACCTTTCCCCAATATTTTTCATTTGTTTTTAATATAATAGATTTATTTCTTTGATATTTTTCAAATCGATAAGGCCCTGTCCCTATAGGATCCCATTTATGAGCTGTAACTACCTCCTCCACTTTTTCATATCGATGAGCAGGAAGTATCGGAAAAATAAAGTTTTCTAAGTGTCCAACTTTTCCTTTAGAAAAAATAACTTCTATAGTAAAATTATCTACTACTTGATAATTAGCTATATTCTCCACATAAGATTTATAAGGGGAATCCACTTTTTTATGCTTTAAAGCATCTAAAGTAAATTTTACATCTTCTGCATTAAAAGATTCTCCATCGTGCCAAAAAATATTTTTTCTTAGATGAAATAAAATTTTATTTCCATTATCTTGAACTGTCCAACTTTCTGCTAAAGCAGGCTGAGGTGTATTCTTTTCATCAAGAGTAATTAAAGGTTCAAAAATTAATTTCATCATATAATAATTCTCTTCTTCTTGATTTAATAAAGGAATTAAATGAGCAGGGTTTAAAGTAGAAAAAGAAAGAGTTCCTCCAGAAACAGGTACTATATTTTCTTCTTGAGACTCTTTTATTTTCTCATTAGATTGTTCTGTTACATTCGTACAGGAAGTAGAAGTAA is a genomic window of Garciella nitratireducens DSM 15102 containing:
- a CDS encoding ABC transporter substrate-binding protein; the protein is MIKGKKRGFLLTFFIIIIFFTSTSCTNVTEQSNEKIKESQEENIVPVSGGTLSFSTLNPAHLIPLLNQEEENYYMMKLIFEPLITLDEKNTPQPALAESWTVQDNGNKILFHLRKNIFWHDGESFNAEDVKFTLDALKHKKVDSPYKSYVENIANYQVVDNFTIEVIFSKGKVGHLENFIFPILPAHRYEKVEEVVTAHKWDPIGTGPYRFEKYQRNKSIILKTNEKYWGKVPYIEKILIKIRNTPEEIIKSFESKDTDLLKAKDLDWDRFTEDKNFCIYSYVTQDDNFIALNHNNELFQDKNVRKAIQIAINRKKILKDIYLGQGEISDVPISPNSWLYNKEQKPFPFQPEKAKQLLERSGWKDSNHNEYVDKEFPTGKKEFSFDLIINKDNSIRIQEANKIQRYLKNIGIKVNIVSLSTEQIQQKMEGKDFDAILTGWSLSFVPDLSFAFHSNEIEQGKNFISYRNSKVDQLLLSTARTYEEKERKNQYNKLQDKIIQELPYIHLYFNKSAIIVNNRIKGPIHPTDYNIFNNIEQWYIKYK